In Mammaliicoccus sp. Marseille-Q6498, the genomic stretch AAAAAGAAATACGCATTAAGATTATCTATCACAAGCCTATTTAAACAAGAACAATACGTGCCAGAAACCTATTACATTCAAAACAGACTATGTGAAACAGATATGCGAAGACACTTCAATCCACTTTGCGATATGTTAGATAAATACAATATCAGTAGTTCTAATATTAAATTTATACTCTATAATAATAAAAAATTAGGACACGCCCCGATACCAAAAGAACAAAGCATCAACTTTGTTAATCAAGTGCTAGAAGGTAAGCAAGTAATATCTAAGTTTTAATATAAAGAGCCTTTAGGAAAGCTTTCCTAAAGGCTCTTTATATTTCTGAAACGATTTCTAACTTGATTCTATCCGGATCTTCAAAATAAACTGCATAATGTCCTTTTCCACCTGCATAAGGATATTGATCATTATATAATTTGGAAATATTATATTGATCTAAAAGTTGATTAATTTCATCAACAGCCTTTCTATCTTGCACCCTAAATGCTAAATGATTTAATCCAATTCTTTTCCGATGATAACCATACTTTAGAAATTCATCTTCAACTTGTACAAATACAATATAAGTATCATCAAGCTTAAAACTAAATCCTTCTTTCCAATCTTGATATAATTGATAACCTAACTTTTCTAAAAGCCAACTATAGAATTTTCTCGAAACTTCTAAATTACTTACATATAACTCTATATGATGAATTGAAGCACTCATTTGATAGTCACCTCTCTAATTTATTAAATACAATTATACATAAATCCGGAGTATACTTACTATAAAATGATCTTCATGCTGGTCGTTCACATATTACATTTCCAACTAAGCTTTGCTACAATATAAATTAATTATATAAACTCTATCTTCAAGGAGGTTCCACATGAAAATCTATCCAAATACAAAGACGCTCCAATATTGGAATACATACTATTTCAATGACTTCGATTTATTTTTCGTAGATAACATTACTTTTAAAGATCAACCGGTTTTAATAACCTCCAAGCAGTCTTTCAAAGGAAGTAATCATTTTAATATACAAACAAACAACCTCTATGAGATTTGGAATTTAAAAGACTACAATTATGTTATTCAAGCACCTACAGGTTGGTTTGAATCCTTAAATACTAGTACACAGTCGTACTTATTAGAAGAACAATGCAGATTAAATAATCCACTTTATTTAAATGATCAACTGATCACTTCGTATAGCTGGAAACATTCGGACGATTCTTATAAAACAACTTTTTTTAACACTCAAATAGATCTTTACGAAGATAATATAATCGATCCTATACAAATTTTATTACCTACTTATTTAGAATCAATCATAAACACTTTCTCACTACATCAAGGATCAAATTGTCTTTCAACAGTTCTATATATTATTACGAAGTCTGAGCAAATTTTAAATCAATGGATAAAACAAGATACATTTATTAACACAATCAACCAATTTGGTTATAAAAAAGTAACCAAATCATGTTCAAGTTGTGAAGGTGATATTATAGCCTTTTCTGATAACCAGTCTATAATACATGCTACATATCAAATAACAGGTGATTTATTTTTAAATAAAAATGGTCAAACAATCTTTAATCCATATAAAGTTATTACTCAAAGTGAGTTAAACAATAATTGGGGAAGTTATGAAAAACATATTTATCGTAAAGATTAAACAGTTTCGTAAATATAATTATAAAATGACAATATAATAAATATCAAATAGTGGTACATATCTGCGATTGGCTTAACTTCTCAAAGTATCAAGTTGCTAAAATCAATCATGCTTAATAATAAGAAAGAGAATCAATGGAATGGGGAATTTATTGATAGAGGGTTTATATTTACTAATACTGCTAGTAGTCCAATGGATCTAAATAAGATTAACAATATCATTGCAGATAAGATGGCTCAAGATATGATGAATAAATTAGAGGGGATAAGGAGTTAAAAAGAATGGATAATAAGAAACCTAAATCTACCGATGGTCTAATGAGACACATTAGAAATAATAAGGATATTGAAATCAATGGTAGTAAACAAAAAACACAATTACGGAACATTGGGTATTTTCATGGGTACAAAGGTTATAGTTTTTTTCAGGAAAAAGACAACGAGCTAAACCTAAACAATTTTAGTGAAGTGGTTGCACTTTATGAGTTTGATTCAAATATCAAAACCTTATTTTACAAACATGTTATGTTCGCTGAAACTGCTATTAAAAATCGTTTGTTAGAAATTATTCATGTTCATTCAGGAACTGAACTAGAAAAACTATTCGATAATGTCTTGACCGATTATAAAAAACATACAGTACGCTCACCTAAATATAAAGAAAAATACAAACAAACAATGAAACTCAGAAATGATATATATGAAAAAATCCATTCCAATTTTAGTACAAAACCATTTATAAATCATTTTATTTATAATGATAGGCCTGTGCCCCTTTATGCTGTTTTCGAATTATTCACTTTGGGAAATTTGGTCTTTTTTACTAGGTGTATGAATTCAACCCTAAAATTACAAATAATAACTGACTTAGGTCTATACCATTCATCTTTTGATAAAAACGATAGATTAATAGGGGACTTAATTGACTGTTTAAAAGGGCTTAGAAATGCTATAGCACATAATGGCGTTCTTTTTGATTGTAGATTCAAAGAAAGCAATGTAGGAAAGCAGCTAACTGAATATTTTAATATAAAAATGAATGTAAAAGATATCCATTTCAATAGAATTGTTGACTATTTAGCGGTAATAGTTTTAATCATTTCCTCTCTAGGCTATAACAAAACTGAATTAAGAAAAGTTGTTAAATCATTTGAATCGCATCTTAATGAATTAAGACAAAACCTTAATGTAAGTACGTACGACAAAGTCATCGGTACTGACGTTCGTAGTAAGCTAAAACAAATCAATCAATATATAAATAATTTTTCTTGATAGATATGTAATAAAGAGATATAATTATAAACAAATAGCGGTACATATCTGCGGAGTGTACTTGAGGTTAACTGTTGCGACGGTTGCCTCTTTTTTTATGTGTATTTTTCACACTCCGCCCTTTTTCTGCCCTTTTTTCATAAATCCAAACACAAAAGTAACCCTCTAGCCTGATTGCTAGAGGGTTACACATCCGGATGTCTAATTATTAAATTTCAGCTTTAATTCATTTTAATTTTCAATAACGAATTTGCATTTGATTGAAATTCATAATCTACTTGTACTTCTTCTGTTGTATATCCTTTTTTATTTAAATTATAAATAATCTTATCCAGATTTTCATATCTCTGACCGTTCATATCAACTAGAGGAAATATACGTACTTCTTCTTTCGTTACACGTAGCATTTCTTCAATAGATTGAACATGAAATTCGTAATCAAATACCTCAGAGTATAAAAATAGAAAATGAGCAGATAATAAAATATCAAATTCATTATCTGAATAAGGTAATTCAGGCAGTTCTACAGGTTTGTACTTGTCCTGATGTTGTTGCATATCTTGAACACAAGTCTCTAATGCTTCTACACGATGATCTTTTAAGTCATGAATATCCTTAAAATAATTCCAATTATAATTCGACTTGGAGTCTTCCATTTTTTGAACCATATGCGTAATATCATCGTGTCCTTTTTTATACAAATCATCTAGATTAAAATAATAGGCAATATCACAAGCATCAACGTCTAAACCGATTTCTCTACCGGTTGCAGCAAAAGAGCACGCTCCAGCAGGGCAGTCTAAAATCTTCTTTTTTCTAATGTTCTCTACCGATAAATCAAACATACTAAGATATTCGTCAAATGTACGACCAATAAAAATAATTCTATCTATACTCAACTTTGTATTGCTCAATCGTTCACTCATAAAGTCCTCCTAATCATTTTAAATATTAACACCCATGTTAACATATATTGCAAGGCACTTAAGAATAAATATTTTTTCAATCTAAGTTTATTGTCTTATTTCCAACATCTACAAGAAGTGTACTCGTGTTTATTTTCACTCAAGTTTAAGATAAATTTTAAAAAAACGAATCGATATAGTAAATAAATCATTACTAATAGTTGGTATAATTATTTGGAAGAAAAATGATTTTACGGGCAGGTGTGGTGTAAAAACAACCACTAAAACAACGTTAGCTATATATACGCATGTTACGGATAAAACGGCTCAAGATATGATGAATAAATTAGAGGGGATAGGGAGTTAGATATGGGAAGAAAGCCAAAATTGAACTATGAAGAACAAATCAAAAAACTAAAATCATTAGGTATTTTATTTAACGAAATAAAAGAGAATGAAGCTAAAGAAATATTGAAAAATAACACATACTTTTTTAAACTATCTTCATTCAGAAAAAACATACCTAAAGATAGTAGTGGAAATTATAATTTTGAATTTTCCGCACTATCAGATCTCGCAACTTTAGATATGAGGTTACGTTACATGTTATTACCAATGTGTTTAGATATAGAACATTCACTAAAAACAGATATTCTTGAAAAAATAACTAATGATGATAAAGAAGATGGTTACCAAATTATGCAAGATTTTATAGATAATCATCAAGGCGATTTAAATAAAATTTTTACTACTGTTATAAAAAGAGATAATACAGTTATGCCTAGTTTTCAAAAATACTACAATGACCCTCCAGTATGGGTATGTTTAGAATTAATGCCTTTCGGACAATTTTCTGCATTTGTAGAATTTTATTCCGCTAGAACTAATGACGATGAATTACGAAAAGCTGGTAAGTTCATTAAATTCACTAAAAATGTTAGGAATAAATGTGCCCATAGCCAGCCCTTAATGCTTAATTTAATCCCAAGATATACATTAAAAACTGAAAGAGAACTAAAAAAACTTGGTCAAAAACAAGGACTCTCAGAAATTAATCTAAAAGTATTACTAATTATAGATATACTCTCATTATTTATATTACATTCGAAGTATTGTAGTGATGGTATTAAAAACAATAGAAAAAATGAATTATTAGCATTCAAAGAACGTAAAAATAGAAAATATAAGCATTATAGAAATGTACCATCACTTTCTTATTTTTTTCTATCCCTCAACAAAATGATTGACTATTATGTCAAAAACAATTAGTATTATATGTAAGGAATGAGGCAATTGCCTCCAAGAGATACTTTTTAAAATCTCTTGTTTATTATGAAAGAACTTTGTTCTTTCCGTTTTAAGAGGTTGACCGAGAGGTTGCCTCTTTTTTTATGTGGATTTTTCAAAGAATTTTCACACTCTGCGAAAAAAATGCGAAATTTTTATAAAAATAAACACAAAAATAACCCTCTAGCCTGATTGCTAGAGGGTTTAATCATACATTATATATTATTGTTCTTCTTTAACGTATGGTAATAAAGCCATGTGACGTGAACGTTTAATAGCTACAGTAAGCATACGTTGGTATTTTGCTGAAGTACCTGTTACACGACGTGGTAAAATTTTACCTCTTTCAGAGATAAACTTTTTAAGTAAATCAGTATCTTTGTAGTCGATATGCGTAATTCCGTTTGAAGTGAAATAACAAACTTTTTTACGACGACGACCACCTCTTCTTGGTCCACCTGCCATGATTGTGTTCCTCCCTTCTTGTTAAATGTTTATTTATACGTTTAAATCAACTATTAAAACGGCAAATCATCATCACTGATATCAATTGGTCCATTAGCATTTGCAAATGGGTTACTTGATTGTTGATTATTGTTTGACTGTTGATTTGAAGGTGCTTTTTGGCCTTGTTGGCTACTGCCACGGTCTTGTCCATAATTTTGGAACTCGTTATTATTTTGATTATATGATTGATTATCATTACCAGATTGACGTTGATTTGCGCCTTTAGGTTCAAGGAATTGAACACTGTCACAAACAACTTCAGTTACATAAACACGACGACCTTCTTGGTTCTCGTAGCTACGAGATTGTAGACGACCTTCAACACCTGCAAGACTACCTTTAGATAAGTAATTATTTACATTCTCTGCAGGACGTCTAAAAACAACACAGTTGATAAAGTCAGCTTCTCTTTCGCCTTGCTGGTTCGTAAAAGTACGATTGATAGCTAGGGTAAAAGTAGCAACTTGAACGCCTGAGGGTGTTACTCTGTATTCCGGATCTTTAGTTAACCGACCGACTAATACAACACGATTAATCATTTAATCTCCCCCATATCTTAAAAGTTAAAATTATTTTTCTTCTTCACGTACTACAATGTGACGAATGATATCATCAGTGATTTTCGCTAAACGGTCAAATTCGCTGATTGCTTCGTTGTCTTCAGACTTAACTCTAACGATATTGTAGAAACCTTCTGTGAAGTCCTGGATTTCATAAGCTAAACGACGTTTACCCCAATCCTTTTCTTCGATGATTTCTGAACCGTTTGAAGATAAGATTCCTTTGAAACGTTCAACGACAGCTTTTCTAGCTTCGTCTTCGATATTTGGACGTACTACGTACATTACTTCATATGTTCTCATCAATTTACACCTCCTTGTGGTCTATGCGGCCTAATAACTAAGTATTAAGCAAGGAATAATTTTCATTACTCACAATCAAGAATTATAGCATAGAGTATTACTTTTTACAATCATTTTTTACACGTTGAATCTAAAGTGAACGACGTCTCCGTCTTTCATTAAGTAGTCTTTTCCTTCTAGTCTCACTTTACCCGCTTCTTTAGCTCCATTCATACCATTATTAGCTAATAAATCGTCATAACTAACCGTTTCAGCTCTAATAAAGCCTCTTTCGAAGTCAGTATGAATAATACCCGCACATTGTGGAGCTGTCATGCCTTCTTTAAATGTCCAAGCTCTTACTTCTTGTACACCAGCTGTAAAGTATGTTGCAAGTCCTAACAAGTTATATGATGCACGAATTAATTTATCTAATCCTGCTTCTTCAACGCCAAGATCTTCTAAGAACATTTCACGGTCTTCTTCATCTAGTGTTGCAAGTTCTTCTTCAATTTTTGCAGAAATAACAATTACTTCTGAACCTTCGTTGTTTGCGTATTCTTCGATTTTTTGTACATATTCGTTATCTTCTGGGCTTGCTACTTCATCTTCAGCAACGTTTGCTACATATAACATTGGTTTAGATGTTAATAAACTTAAATGTTTCACGATTGTTTTTTCTTCTGGAGAGAATTCAATACTTCTCACAGGCATGTTATTTTCAAGTGTTTCTTTAATTTTGGCTAATACTTTTTCTTCTGCTACTGCATCTTTGTCTTTTTGTTTAGCCATTTTAACGACTCTATCGTAACGTTTTTCGACTGATTCTAAGTCAGCTAATACTAATTCCATGTTGATGACTTCGATATCATCAATCGGATCTACTTTTCCTGATACGTGTGTGACATTTTCGTCAACAAATGCACGTACTACTTGGCAAATTGCATCTACTTCACGGATATGTGATAAGAATTTATTTCCTAAGCCTTCACCTTTTGAAGCACCTTTAACAATACCTGCAATATCAGTGAATTCAAAAGCTGTTGGTACAGTCTTTTTAGGTTTAACTAATTTTGTTAATTCTTGTAAACGATGATCGGGTACTTCTACGATTCCTACGTTTGGATCAATTGTAGCGAACGGATAGTTTGCTGCTAATGCTCCTGCTTTTGTTATTGCGTTAAATAATGTGGACTTACCTACGTTAGGTAATCCTACTATGCCAGCTGTTAATGCCATTTGTTATTCACCTTGTCCTTTTTCAATTATTTTTTTAATTTTTTTATCAAATTCTTGTCTTGGTAGCATAATACTACGAGAACACTCTTCACATTTAATTCTAACATCTGCACCGAGCCTGATGATTTTAAATCTATTCACACCACATGCATGTTGTTTCTTCATTTCAACTATATCATTTAAATTATAAGATTTAACCATAAAACAACCTCCGTTTCGGATGATTATTGAATATTATTTGGATTGTAAGAAACCATTGTTGGTATTGGTGCTTGTATACCTTCTCTATCAAAGAAAGTTTTAATTTCTCTTCTTAAAATACGTGCACCTGTTGAATGTTCATTTGGTGCAGTTTCTCCAGCTATTTTTATTGTTGCTTCCCCTGCTGTAACTGTTTCAACACCTAAAATTTCAGGATCTTTTATAAAGATTTCATATTTTTTGCGCAGTGTTGGTAAGAATTTTTCTAATTTTCTTTCTACGTCATCTAAATCCTCTTTAATAGAAACAGGAATTTCGGCAATAGCCATACCATTGTGAATAGAATAGTTTACGATTTCATTCATTGTACCATTTGGCAAGATAGTTAAGTCCCCTGCAAATGATAAAATTCTTGTTGATCTTAAACCAATAGATTGTACAGTACCTTCAGCAACGGTTGTACCAGTCGTATTAATTTTCACATAGTCTCCAACGTCAAATTGGTTTTCGAATATAATGAAGAATCCAGTTATCACATCTTTTACTAAAGTTTGTGCACCGAAACCAATAGCTAAACCGACTACTCCGGCACCTGCAATTATACTTTCTACTCTTATACCAAGGTTACTTAAAATTGTCGTTGCTACGATAAACCAAACGACATATGAAATGATGTTCTGTAACAAGTTAACCATTGTTTTAGCACGCTTGTTAGACTTCCCTACCCTCTTAGTTCCGTATTTAGTAGTGAAGAATTTTTCTACAATTTTATGCAATACCTTGATTGCGATAAACGCTATTACAATATAAAATAACCCGATTAAAATTTGTTCAACCCATTTTTGCCAATTATTTGGATCCATAAAAGGATCGATTAACTCATGGATGATATACATTATTTTACTCACTTTTACACCTCTTATTCTTCTAACAATAATTCAATTAATCTCTTATATTCAGATTCTGAATTAAATTCTAATGAAATTTTACCTGCTTTTTTAGTTTTATTAATATCAATATTGGTTCCATATTTTTCTTTCAATTGATGTTCATGTTTAATTAAAAATTGTGGCTTATTAGAATTTGTTTTACTTTTTTTATTTTGACCATTAGCGTTTAAAACTTTTACATATTCTTCTAACGCACGAACGCTCATTTCTTCTTTAACTACTTTTTTAGCAACTTGTACAATTTGATGTTGTTTATCTATACCAAGTAACGTTCTTCCATGTGCACTAGAAAGTTTATTTTCATTTATTAAAGTTTTAACACTTGGCGGTAAATTTAATAACCTTAATACATTTGCGATATAAGATCTTGATTTCCCTAACCTATCTGCAACTTCTTGTTGTTTTAAATTAAGTTCTTCCATCATCGTGGCATAACTTTTTGCTTCTTCTAATGGTTTAAGATTCTCTCGTTGTAGATTCTCAATAATAGCAAGCTCTAGCATTTCTTCATCTGTTAATGATTTAATAATTGCTGGGACAGTCTGCTTGCCGGCTAACTGACTCGCTCGAAATCTTCTTTCCCCTACAACAATGTCGTATCCCTTTATCGTTTCTCTTACAACGATTGGTTGTAAGACCCCATGTTGCATTATGGAGTGTTTTAAATCTTTCAAAGCATCTTCATCAAAATAATTTCTAGGTTGATAAGGATTTCTTCTTAATTTATTTAAAGGAATTTCTACAATTTGATCATTTTTATGGTTATAAGAAATCTTCTGAACAAGTTCATGATTACTTTCTTCCATTTCATCACCACGACTTATAATTAAATTTGTTTCACGTAAAACATCCAAATTAGATTATAACAAGTTTGAATACGTTATGCACAAAAGAAAAGTTAATCGATAAATTAAAATATTCAGAAAAATCGTTGACAAAAAAATTTCTGTCTAGTATTGTGTAATATATTAACAACGAAATAAAAATTAAAAGCACGATAAAAAGGAAAGTAAATCTTACACTACAATTATTAGAGAGTTCCTATTTGCTGAAAGGGAATATTGAAAGAAAGATTGAAAATGGCCTTGGAGTGGTGACATCGATATTGAGGTGTCAACGGGATCGCCCGTTATAGCGATACAGTATTAAAGTCTCTTTAGTTTTGATGGCGTACTGGAATTTATTTATTTAATTTTACTGCCATTTTATACATTTCTAAAAGAGATGTCGTACTTGTTGAGGTAATGTCAGTGATGGCATTACGAATAAAGGTGGTACCGCGAGCTAAGCTTTCGTCCTTTACATCCGATAATAATCGGGTTTAAAGGACGGAAGCTTTTTTTATTTTTATTTTTATACTTATTAGGGAGGAAGGCTTTATGAAATCTACTCAACTCGCTCAAATTTCATTAACGAAAGATCATACAGGGGCAACAACAAACCCTATTTATCTTTCAACAGCCTATCAGCATGAAAGATTAGGTTGCTCAACTGGTTTTGATTATACAAGGACGAAAAATCCGACTCGCTCACAATTTGAAGAAGCTTTCGCAAAACTAGAAGGTGGAAAATACTCATTTGCAACTTCTAGTGGTATGGCAAGCATACAATTAATTTGTAATTTATTTAAACCAAATGATGAAATTCTCGTATCATTCGATTTATACGGAGGTACTTTTAGACTATTTGAATTTTATGAAAAGCAATACAATATCAAATTTAAATATATCGATTTTTCAAATATCGACGAAGTAAATGCATCAATTAATGAACATACAGCTGCATTCTTTATCGAACCAATATCTAATCCATTAATGTTTTCAGTAGATTTAGATCCACTATATGCAATTGCTAAATCACATAACATTTTAACGATTATAGATAACACATTCTTAACACCTTATTTATCAACACCATTAAAAGATGGTGCAGATATCGTATTACATTCAGCTACGAAGTATATAAGCGGTCATAACGACGTATTAGCTGGTATTGTAACTGTTTCTGACGATTACTTAGGTGAAGTACTTGGCCAATTCCATAATATGACTGGCGCGACACTTTCACCATTTGATAGTTACTTACTTTTAAGAGGATTAAAAACTCTACATTTAAGACTAGATCGCGCTACTGAGAATGCTAAAAAGTTAGCTGAATCACTTCAAAAATCTGAAAGTATTGATGAAGTCCTTTATTCAGGACAAACAGGAATGTTAAGTATTAGATTAAACCAAGCATATAGCGTAGATAGCTTTTTACAAAATATTGATTTATGTATTTTTGCTGAAAGTCTTGGCGGTACAGAAACTTTCATTACTTTCCCTTACACACAAACACACGTTGACATGGCAGATGAAGAAAAAGACAAACGTGGTATCGATGAATATTTACTTCGCTTATCAATTGGAATTGAAGACTACGAAGATATTTATGAAGACATACTTCAAGCACTTAAAAAATCAAGAAAAGAAGGAGTGTCATTATGAGCTATTCAAAAGAAACGTCATTAATCTTAGATTCTACTAGAGGTAATGAACATTTATCGAGTAACCAACCGTTATACTATTCTTCAACTTATCATCAACACACTTTAGGTGGAGAAACAGAATTTGATTACGCTAGAAGTGGTAATCCTAACAGAAAGCTATTAGAAGAAAAGCTAGCTAAATTAGAAGGCGGGCAGTATGGCTTTGCTTTTAGTTCTGGAATCGCTGCAGTAACAGCAGTCTTCCTTACTTTAGAACCTGGTGATCACGTTATCATTCCAGACGATGTTTATGGCGGAACTTTTAGACTGACAGAACAAATACTTAAGAAATTCAAAATAGAGTTTACAACCGTTGACCAAACAGATTTATCAAACGTTAAATCTGCTGTTCAAAGTAATACGAAACTAATTTATGTAGAAACGCCGTCCAATCCATTATTTAAAATTACTGACATTTATGGTGTAGGACAAATTGCTCATCAAAATGATGCATTACTCGCAGTAGACAATACGTTTATGACACCACTAGGTCAATCACCACTTAAACTAGGTGCAGATATCGTCATCCATTCAGCTACTAAGTTTTTAGGTGGGCACAGTGACCTAATCGCTGGGGCAGTAATTGTGAATGATCCACAGT encodes the following:
- a CDS encoding SAM-dependent methyltransferase yields the protein MSERLSNTKLSIDRIIFIGRTFDEYLSMFDLSVENIRKKKILDCPAGACSFAATGREIGLDVDACDIAYYFNLDDLYKKGHDDITHMVQKMEDSKSNYNWNYFKDIHDLKDHRVEALETCVQDMQQHQDKYKPVELPELPYSDNEFDILLSAHFLFLYSEVFDYEFHVQSIEEMLRVTKEEVRIFPLVDMNGQRYENLDKIIYNLNKKGYTTEEVQVDYEFQSNANSLLKIKMN
- the ychF gene encoding redox-regulated ATPase YchF, with amino-acid sequence MALTAGIVGLPNVGKSTLFNAITKAGALAANYPFATIDPNVGIVEVPDHRLQELTKLVKPKKTVPTAFEFTDIAGIVKGASKGEGLGNKFLSHIREVDAICQVVRAFVDENVTHVSGKVDPIDDIEVINMELVLADLESVEKRYDRVVKMAKQKDKDAVAEEKVLAKIKETLENNMPVRSIEFSPEEKTIVKHLSLLTSKPMLYVANVAEDEVASPEDNEYVQKIEEYANNEGSEVIVISAKIEEELATLDEEDREMFLEDLGVEEAGLDKLIRASYNLLGLATYFTAGVQEVRAWTFKEGMTAPQCAGIIHTDFERGFIRAETVSYDDLLANNGMNGAKEAGKVRLEGKDYLMKDGDVVHFRFNV
- a CDS encoding Abi family protein: MGRKPKLNYEEQIKKLKSLGILFNEIKENEAKEILKNNTYFFKLSSFRKNIPKDSSGNYNFEFSALSDLATLDMRLRYMLLPMCLDIEHSLKTDILEKITNDDKEDGYQIMQDFIDNHQGDLNKIFTTVIKRDNTVMPSFQKYYNDPPVWVCLELMPFGQFSAFVEFYSARTNDDELRKAGKFIKFTKNVRNKCAHSQPLMLNLIPRYTLKTERELKKLGQKQGLSEINLKVLLIIDILSLFILHSKYCSDGIKNNRKNELLAFKERKNRKYKHYRNVPSLSYFFLSLNKMIDYYVKNN
- the metC gene encoding cystathionine beta-lyase MetC, encoding MSYSKETSLILDSTRGNEHLSSNQPLYYSSTYHQHTLGGETEFDYARSGNPNRKLLEEKLAKLEGGQYGFAFSSGIAAVTAVFLTLEPGDHVIIPDDVYGGTFRLTEQILKKFKIEFTTVDQTDLSNVKSAVQSNTKLIYVETPSNPLFKITDIYGVGQIAHQNDALLAVDNTFMTPLGQSPLKLGADIVIHSATKFLGGHSDLIAGAVIVNDPQLKDDIYLIQNGTGSGLSVYDSWTLAKHLKTLPIRFKQSVKNAEQIYRYLIENEAIETVYYPITNDTHLRQAKNGGAVLGFRLKDETKAQAFVDHLNIPLVSVSLGGVETILSHPATMSHAAIPEEIREERGITNGLFRLSVGLEDVGELITDIDWALKEAIYEAERSIEEPHFSS
- a CDS encoding ParB/RepB/Spo0J family partition protein, whose protein sequence is MEESNHELVQKISYNHKNDQIVEIPLNKLRRNPYQPRNYFDEDALKDLKHSIMQHGVLQPIVVRETIKGYDIVVGERRFRASQLAGKQTVPAIIKSLTDEEMLELAIIENLQRENLKPLEEAKSYATMMEELNLKQQEVADRLGKSRSYIANVLRLLNLPPSVKTLINENKLSSAHGRTLLGIDKQHQIVQVAKKVVKEEMSVRALEEYVKVLNANGQNKKSKTNSNKPQFLIKHEHQLKEKYGTNIDINKTKKAGKISLEFNSESEYKRLIELLLEE
- a CDS encoding VOC family protein, translating into MSASIHHIELYVSNLEVSRKFYSWLLEKLGYQLYQDWKEGFSFKLDDTYIVFVQVEDEFLKYGYHRKRIGLNHLAFRVQDRKAVDEINQLLDQYNISKLYNDQYPYAGGKGHYAVYFEDPDRIKLEIVSEI
- a CDS encoding Abi family protein — encoded protein: MDNKKPKSTDGLMRHIRNNKDIEINGSKQKTQLRNIGYFHGYKGYSFFQEKDNELNLNNFSEVVALYEFDSNIKTLFYKHVMFAETAIKNRLLEIIHVHSGTELEKLFDNVLTDYKKHTVRSPKYKEKYKQTMKLRNDIYEKIHSNFSTKPFINHFIYNDRPVPLYAVFELFTLGNLVFFTRCMNSTLKLQIITDLGLYHSSFDKNDRLIGDLIDCLKGLRNAIAHNGVLFDCRFKESNVGKQLTEYFNIKMNVKDIHFNRIVDYLAVIVLIISSLGYNKTELRKVVKSFESHLNELRQNLNVSTYDKVIGTDVRSKLKQINQYINNFS
- a CDS encoding mechanosensitive ion channel family protein; the protein is MSKIMYIIHELIDPFMDPNNWQKWVEQILIGLFYIVIAFIAIKVLHKIVEKFFTTKYGTKRVGKSNKRAKTMVNLLQNIISYVVWFIVATTILSNLGIRVESIIAGAGVVGLAIGFGAQTLVKDVITGFFIIFENQFDVGDYVKINTTGTTVAEGTVQSIGLRSTRILSFAGDLTILPNGTMNEIVNYSIHNGMAIAEIPVSIKEDLDDVERKLEKFLPTLRKKYEIFIKDPEILGVETVTAGEATIKIAGETAPNEHSTGARILRREIKTFFDREGIQAPIPTMVSYNPNNIQ
- the rpsR gene encoding 30S ribosomal protein S18 yields the protein MAGGPRRGGRRRKKVCYFTSNGITHIDYKDTDLLKKFISERGKILPRRVTGTSAKYQRMLTVAIKRSRHMALLPYVKEEQ
- the ssb gene encoding single-stranded DNA-binding protein, which encodes MINRVVLVGRLTKDPEYRVTPSGVQVATFTLAINRTFTNQQGEREADFINCVVFRRPAENVNNYLSKGSLAGVEGRLQSRSYENQEGRRVYVTEVVCDSVQFLEPKGANQRQSGNDNQSYNQNNNEFQNYGQDRGSSQQGQKAPSNQQSNNNQQSSNPFANANGPIDISDDDLPF
- a CDS encoding PLP-dependent transferase is translated as MKSTQLAQISLTKDHTGATTNPIYLSTAYQHERLGCSTGFDYTRTKNPTRSQFEEAFAKLEGGKYSFATSSGMASIQLICNLFKPNDEILVSFDLYGGTFRLFEFYEKQYNIKFKYIDFSNIDEVNASINEHTAAFFIEPISNPLMFSVDLDPLYAIAKSHNILTIIDNTFLTPYLSTPLKDGADIVLHSATKYISGHNDVLAGIVTVSDDYLGEVLGQFHNMTGATLSPFDSYLLLRGLKTLHLRLDRATENAKKLAESLQKSESIDEVLYSGQTGMLSIRLNQAYSVDSFLQNIDLCIFAESLGGTETFITFPYTQTHVDMADEEKDKRGIDEYLLRLSIGIEDYEDIYEDILQALKKSRKEGVSL
- a CDS encoding DUF951 family protein; this encodes MVKSYNLNDIVEMKKQHACGVNRFKIIRLGADVRIKCEECSRSIMLPRQEFDKKIKKIIEKGQGE
- the rpsF gene encoding 30S ribosomal protein S6, translated to MRTYEVMYVVRPNIEDEARKAVVERFKGILSSNGSEIIEEKDWGKRRLAYEIQDFTEGFYNIVRVKSEDNEAISEFDRLAKITDDIIRHIVVREEEK